One window from the genome of Anopheles merus strain MAF chromosome 3R, AmerM5.1, whole genome shotgun sequence encodes:
- the LOC121597387 gene encoding beta-ureidopropionase-like, which yields MSESNFKSLEATLNKHIPPEELREVKRVLYGRTDDNELQFSEETISLAKDVDIELKGYVFSARKEDLRRPRIVRVAAIQNTVDIPTTAPIHVQRDALHEKISNILRVAVTAGVNIVCLQEAWTMPFAFCTREKFPWCEFAEDVENGPTTKMLKELAKQYNMVIISPILERDTNHHDTIWNTAVVISNNGTFIGKHRKNHIPRVGDFNESTYYFEGDTGHPVFDTQFGRIAINICYGRHHPQNWMMFGINGAEIVFNPSATVGALSEPLWGIEARNAAIANGYFTVAINRVGTEVFPNEFTSGNGLPAHKDFGPFYGSSYVAAPDGSRTPGLSRDKDGLLVVEIDLNLCRQIKDFWGFQMTQRLPLYAESLAKAVKPDYKPQIIRES from the exons ATGTCTGAATCAAATTTTAAAAGCCTAGAAGCCACCCTTAACAAACATATTCCTCCGGAAGAGCTACGAGAGGTGAAACGTGTGCTTTATGGAAGGACGGACGA CAATGAGCTGCAATTTTCCGAAGAAACCATTTCATTGGCCAAGGATGTTGATATCGAGCTGAAAGGTTACGTTTTTAGCGCCCGCAAAGAGGACCTGCGACGGCCAAGAATAGTGCGAGTGGCCGCCATCCAGAATACGGTAGACATACCGACCACGGCTCCGATTCATGTGCAGCGTGATGCACTGCATGAGAAGATTTCCAACATTTTGCGCGTCGCCGTAACTGCCGGGGTCAACATCGTATGCCTGCAGGAAGCATGGA CTATGCCATTTGCATTCTGTACACGCGAAAAGTTCCCGTGGTGTGAATTTGCCGAAGATGTAGAGAATGGACCAACAACAAAGATGCTGAAGGAGCTGGCGAAACAGTACAATATGGTCATCATTTCACCGATCCTGGAACGTGATACTAATCATCACGATACAATCTGGAATACGGCTGTGGTCATTTCGAACAACGGTACCTTCATTGGCAAGCACCGAAAGAATCACATTCCACGTGTGGGTGATTTTAATGAGTCGACCTACTACTTTGAGGGTGATACCGGTCATCCGGTGTTCGATACACAGTTTGGTCGCATAGCGATTAATATTTGTTACGGACGCCACCATCCCCAAAATTGGATGATGTTTGGTATTAACGGAGCAGAGATAGTGTTCAACCCATCTGCTACG GTTGGAGCGCTCAGTGAGCCTCTGTGGGGTATCGAAGCACGAAACGCGGCCATCGCTAACGGTTACTTTACGGTAGCAATCAACCGTGTTGGGACGGAGGTGTTCCCGAACGAATTCACTTCTGGAAATGGACTGCCGGCGCACAAAGATTTTGGCCCGTTCTATGGATCGTCCTATGTGGCTGCACCGGATGGATCTCGTACACCCGGTCTATCGCGGGACAAGGATGGTCTCCTCGTAGTAGAGATCGATCTGAACCTCTGCCGCCAGATAAAAGACTTCTGGGGATTCCAAATGACGCAGCGTTTGCCACTTTACGCTGAAAGCCTTGCGAAGGCAGTTAAACCCGACTATAAACCGCAAATAATTCGAGAAAGTTAA